From Microbacterium pseudoresistens, the proteins below share one genomic window:
- a CDS encoding TetR family transcriptional regulator: protein MTDPLPLSAPRHRRLVDAAVAEFASAGYDGASLNRIIRAAGMSKSSFYHFVASKAELFDAVVRLLLADIAQRWHPPTPGAFATDFWGEADAVLADLARLSADDDALRALGRLFYLDAPAATPTDARMRLLDDVRVWVRGVIRVGAGSGAVRTDIPAELLADTTFAVLRAVDEWAVGGAGAGDPSVDERAARIPGLLLRSLLTAQES from the coding sequence GTGACCGATCCTCTGCCGCTGTCCGCCCCGCGCCATCGCCGACTCGTCGACGCGGCGGTCGCGGAGTTCGCCTCGGCCGGGTACGACGGCGCGTCGCTGAACCGCATCATCCGAGCGGCTGGTATGAGCAAGAGCTCCTTCTACCATTTCGTCGCGTCGAAGGCCGAGCTGTTCGACGCCGTCGTGCGCCTGCTCCTCGCCGACATCGCGCAGCGCTGGCACCCACCCACCCCTGGTGCCTTCGCCACCGACTTCTGGGGCGAGGCGGATGCCGTGCTCGCCGACCTGGCACGGCTTTCGGCAGACGATGACGCGCTGCGCGCCCTGGGCCGGCTGTTCTACCTCGATGCCCCCGCGGCCACGCCGACGGATGCGCGGATGCGGCTTCTCGACGACGTGCGCGTCTGGGTGAGGGGCGTCATCCGCGTCGGCGCCGGGTCGGGTGCCGTCCGCACCGACATCCCCGCGGAGCTGCTGGCCGACACGACCTTCGCCGTGCTCCGCGCGGTCGACGAGTGGGCTGTCGGCGGCGCGGGGGCGGGTGATCCGTCGGTCGACGAGCGCGCCGCCCGCATCCCGGGTCTTCTCCTGCGCTCGCTGCTCACAGCGCAGGAAAGCTGA